The DNA sequence AACAGAACGCATCTTGCTCACCTGCCACTCGGAAGCCAACGAAGGCAGCCCTATGGTGGATAATGCCTGGCTTCCGGATCGAAGCAGGGTTGTAATCAATAAAAGCGCAATCGTCCCCAGCCACGGAATCACATTAAATATCCGGAGATTTAGGGATAAAAACTTTTCCCTGGAAGAACTTGAAAAGATCGGGACGTTAAAAATAGCTGAGAGAAGCAAATCTCGTAGCTCTCTTAATAGAGAGTATGAAGAGATCAAAAGTATTCCAAGCGAAGAACATTCCTATCGACAGCTTGATTTTATTCGGGATGTGGTAAGCGCGGGTGCGACTATCATAGTCAGCGGCGGGACTCACACAGGGAAAACAACTTTGATTCGTACCTTGGCCTCAATTTTTCAAGATATCATTCCGGATGAAAACGGTCCGGGCGATCCCGAAAGCGGTTTGCGAATAATAACTATCGAAAATGGGCCGGAGTTGCAGCTGGTTAAATACTACCCTGGCCTGGAGGTAGTTGAAATGCTTGAACGCGACACAAAATACAATCCTATAGGTGTAGAGGAGATTTACCCGCAGGTTATGAGAATGGACCCTGATGTGATTTTGGTTGGTGAAATCCGTTTCCCGATCGAGGCAATGTATACTTTGCGGGCCATGCGATCCGGCCATGCAAATACAATGGCTTCAATTCATACGTATGATGCTGAATCCTGTTGTCAGGAATTAAGAACCAAGGTTCAAGCTATCTCCAATGTCAGTGATAAGGTCATTAATACGGAAATCGTCACGGCAGTGGATATTATTATCCAGTTAGGGATAGTGGACAGAAAAATTGAAATCACCCAAGTAGCTGAATTAGACCTGGATTCGGAATGTAATATAGTCATTAAAGATATTTTTAAAAGAGACAGCGACGAGAAAATGATCTTTATCCCCATAAGCAAAAAACTTGCTTATCGTCTTATTGCCAAGGGCAGAAAAAATGCTGGTGATGTTAAGAGGTGGTTGGTATGAGGCTTGTTCTTTGTTATGGAATAAGCATTGGGCTTTTATTGTCTGTAATTGTATGGTTTCTCGGGAAAAAAGAAAAGAAGCAAATATCAGGTTTCATAAATAAAAGAATAAACTATTTGCATGACAAAGTGAAAAATAACAATAGGATAAGTAATTTTGCAAGATATTGCAATCAAAGAATCTATATTACAAATTTGAAGTTGAGCTTAAAAGCTCTTCTTTTTATTAGTATAGTTTTCTGTTTTATTGCTTTTTTCCTGTCAATAGTGATCCTTTCTGAAAAAATTCCGAATCCAATCTATCAGAATCCGGGGGCTATAATCGTAAGCCATAATATTTTCGGGATTGTTATTTTTATGATTGTCGGCTTCATGATCCCGTGGGTATTGTTAAATTTAATCTATCACAGTATGCGAAGAATGCTGAATAAACAAGCCTTGAACACTTTCAATCTTATATTAAACAATTATATTGTCCGTAATAATCTTGAAGCTGCAACCTGGGATTCAATTGCTGGCATGCCGCCTCGAATGCGGTCTTTGTTTAGCCGAATCCAGTCCCGGGTGAATAATGGGGAAGAATTCGACACGGTCATATATAAAATATCAATACTACTAAAACTGCAATCTTTCAGGGACTTTTACAACGTTATCGTTTCTTCGAGGATGGCTGGGGGCAACACAGAAGATCTTTTATACAGGCTTACGGATAAAATCAGATCAAGAAAAAACAGGGCGCAATCAATTAAAGAGGATCTTAATCCTCTAATCTCAAAAGCGGTGGCTTTTACGCTGGTAATGATTCTTACGTATTTAGGCGTAAGTCTTGTTTGGCCGGATTCAATAGCCCTGGTAAAACAATCCTCAATAGGACACCTTTATATCAACTCTATAATAATCTCCATTTTAATTGAGGCTGCTCTGTTACTAAAATTCTTATCAATGGAGGATTAAGTATGAATATACTTTTGATTTGTTCTATAGGAATTTCACTGGGTTTAATGCTGCTTTTTGCGGCATTTTTTATTAGGACAAACCGCAAGGAGTCAAAGAGAATAAATTCTCTTCGCACTACTGTACTTTCATATAGGCAAGCCCAGGATACTGCTTTAGAAAAAATTCGCAAAAAGACGGCAAATTATATCTCAAAATTATTAAGCAAAAAGCCAGGGCATAATCGTTCAGCTTACATGCTAGAAATACTTAAACAGCCTGGAAAACCGATGCCGATTGAATATGCGGAATATAAGACTTTTAAAAATTTATCCCCTTTCATATTTGCGCTCTTATTCGGCTTTGCAGGCTTTTCCACGAAAGATTTTCTGATGATAATAGGGCTGATCTGTGCAGGCTTTTTTGTGGGGATAATAGCACCTACAGCCATTCTTTCGTATTTTTACAACCAATACAAAAATGATCTCATCAATGAGTTGTCGGAAATCATGACATATATCGTTGATTTAAGAAAAGCGGGGCAAACAATACCCGATTCTATTCGCGGTGCCTTATTTGCAACAAATAAATTACGGCCTCACTTAGAAAAACTCTTGCAAGAGATGTCAATAACAGGGTCAAAACCGGCACTCGCAAAATTGAGTAAAGAAACTGATATTGATGAATTGAAAAACTTAGCGGATATTTTAATGCAATCTATCACAATTGATAGTTCTAATATGGTTGCATATTTAGCAAGCCGGTCACGGGACATTGAATATATTGAGGGATTAAAAGAAATAAGGCGGTATAAAAACAAAAAAATACTTGTCGAAGCATTAACCGCAATTCCTTTTATTATGATCCCGGTAATAATTCTTGTCCCGCTGCTATACCAGGCCAACCAAAGCCTTGGCCAAATAATGTAGGGAGGTGGCTATATGTGAAAAAAAATGTCTGCTATCTGGCAGCAGTGCTGCGTGATGAAGGGGGGGATCTTGTTCAAAATATCGTCTTGTTGTTCGGGGGCATTCTGGCAACGATAGGCATTGCAGTGATTCTTTACAATACAATAACAGCTAAAATAGCCAATGACTCAGCCGGAATGAGCAAACTTAATTAAGAAGGGGGGTTATTTTTTTATGGGAAAAACTCTAAAAAGCCTTTATCAGGATGAAGGCGGTGATTTAGTTCAAAACATCATCTGGATCTTCGGTGGTGTTCTGGCGACGGTTGCAGCCGTGTCGGTGTTGTTTGTTACAATCCGGGGCAAATTGACTGATATGAATACCAGTATAACAAATATCACCACTCCTTAATTAAAATATTCCTCACCGTGAGGAGGAAGGGAGAGGGCGGATAGTATATGTTTAGACGTATACTATCCGCTTAAAATTATGCTTAAATTACTAATAAAACAAATGAAAAACCCTGATAATGAACGCGGATCTACCTTGATTGAATTCTTGATTGTCTTTGCCTTATGGATCGCGATATTCTTCACCTTTATATCTATGTTTTTTCTTAATATCTTACAGGGCTCAATGGTTAATGCCGTGAATCTTGGCCTGGAAAGGGCTGCTATTGTTGGAGGAACTACTACAGAGATCCAAAATCTAATTAAAGATCAGCTTAAACACACCGGCGTCAATACCAGTTTATTTATGATTACCGGATCGGGCAGCGATGCCAGCCGCGTTGCTTACGGACAATATATAACAATTTCCATAACCGGCCCCCGGAAATTTACCGATTGGTCAAGCGGGCATCCGGTTTCTAAATCGGAGACGGTTACGGTAACCAAAACGATAATGAGCCAATATTTGCCCTAAATGAGGTGATTTATGAAGAAGCTATATAAAATAATCAAAGACGACCGGGGTTCATCTTTAATTGAACTGCTGATTTTTTTAGGTATTTCTCTTGCCCTTATTGGCTGGGCGACGGATTACTACCACGCAATAAACATAAAACGGGGAATAACAGACAGTATAAAATTTGCCGCTTTAGCAGCCAGCCAGCAAACCGACCAGGCAAAATTAAATCAAGGTATTTTAGCTATAGACTCAACGCAAGCGGATGTTGTTTTTTTAGAGATGTTAAAGAAAAATTTATCTTTAGACAATAACCTGAATCCGCTTCCGGGCTCGCCGGTGATTTATGTTAATAAAGCAACGCTTTATTATAAAACCTACAATTCTGATGTTTTGCCGGCAGTAAGCCCGATAGACAGTCACGCTATCACTGAGCCATCCTATGTGGTTTATATCGAAGTTAGGGTAAGGCGAGGCTTAACGCAAATAGTAAATTCAACCCCTTATTGGACAATTAAAGTAGCGAAAGACGCTGCTTTAAAAATTTCACCATAAATTCAAACGTAAGGAGTGATTAAATAGATGGTTAACTATATAGCATTACTGATACCTTTAATTATGCTGTCAATTTGTGTTGTGACGGATTGGCGGAAGCGGAAAATATATAATTTGGTGACAACACCCGGGTTTATTCTCGGGATAATTTATGTAATATACGTCAAAACATATTCCGCAAGTTATTGCGTTTCTTTATTTTTCCTTTTCTTAATTCTCCTATTAGTTTATTCCCATGGGGCAATGAGGGGAGGGGATGTTAAATTGCTATTGGCTCTGAGCCTGTTTTTAACACCCGGAGCCTTCTTTTTCAATTTAGCGCTCTTTATGTTTTCAGCTTTTTTTTATTTCTTTTTTCAAACTGTACGGGTTAAAGGCTTATCCCAAACTGTTAATGATGTAAAAACAGATTCACTTGTTTTTATCGCTATCGGAGAAAATAATAATTCCTTTGCAAATGGCGTAAAAAGTACATTTTTTCCCGGAGGCGGAGCCGCTTTAATTTCTTTATGCTATATAGTTACTTCATTATTGTTTAATATAAAATTATTTTTATGAGGAGATATGGATATGTTGAAATGGGAATTAGATGTTTCAGAGAACTTAAATCAAAGAACGGAAGGATTCAGCGCATCAATAGGGATGGATAAAATGGAATTCATCAAATTTGCAGTTCTTATGCAGTTAGAAAAAATGGAAGCCATGATGGATGAAAGAAGAAAAAACGGCAGTCCAGCCAGTAAATCGATAATTTCTGAAACTAGCTATATTGAAATGGGAGACAAAATAGTGCCGTTAGAAAATAATAAATAAGAGGGAATTATCATGAAAAAAATATATATTTTGATCATCTCTATTGCAGTTGCAATAGCTGTTGTTTCCGCTGTTTTTTTAATAAATAGCGGAGTTTTTTTATATTCCGGGACAAATGATACAAATCCCAATACTGCCATTCAGAAATCAGATTCTGAATCTCAAAATAATTCTAATCCTGAGAAAAGCTTAGATCCTATTATCCAACCAAAGGACAGAAATGGTAACGCTAATGATAAGGGAGATCAAGAGCTTACCGTCGGAACTGATCCTGCCCCAACCGAAAAGGAGGAATATAGCAAAGGGGACTTATCTTTAAGCAGTCTTGGCCGTCCTGTTGATATTAAAAATTATGTTGTCAAAACGGAGAAGGAAATGACTGTTTTTAAAATCGCAGCATCTTGGATCAATGAAATGAGAACTGTTGATTTTAAAAATGCTAATAACCTAAATACGACACCCGGAAGTCAATATACAACAAGCCACTTTCAAAAAATGATTGATGGTTCTCTGCCAGGGCTTAAATCCGAGGTCATAAAAAACAACGATACCAAGCAAGTACTGACTTTATACTTAGAGGAAATTGGATTTCAGGCGATTCCTCAACTCGATAATCAAGAGGGTGCTTTTTTAGAATTTCAAATGGACTACAAACTATCTCAGTTGAACGGGGGATATGCTGTGGTTCAATGCAAAGAAAAAGTAATATTAATCTATGAGCAAGGCGCATGGAAAGTAGACGCAGAGACGTTTGAACAATTGAATGTTTATCACAAGGAGGGTTAAAGATGAATTTATTATCCCGGAAAGAACTGCATCAATTCAGAAAATATAATAACAGATTTGAAAGAGAATTACGCAAGACTAATTTATGGTCTATTGATCCTGCTATGAATCCGGAACAAATTATTAGCGTGGTTAATGATAATAAAACAGCATTGTTTTCTTCATCAATAAAACAGTTTGACAGGCACCCTGATTTATTTAAGAAGGATCTGGACTTTGGCAAAATGGACCTTGTTGAAAATATTAAATACCCTGAGCGGACTACATTGATTATTAAGGTAACTCATGCTTGTAATCTGCATTGTCCTTATTGTTATGACCTTATGTATCGCAAAAGCTTAAACGCTGAAGGGAATTTATTAACGATCGATACTGTAAAACAAATTCTAAAAGTATTTAAGGAGTTGGATATTGGTCAATGGATATGGCATGGCGGCGAACCGTTGTTAGTTGATAACGTTTTTTACGAAGAAGCGAATTCTTTGATTAATGAACAGTTCCCGAAAGCTTCAATTGATATGCAGTCCAATCTTGTTTTATTAAATGACGAAAAAGCCCGGATGCTCAAAAAGTGGGATGTACGGCCTGGTTTTTCATTTGACGGTCTGACAAATCATTTGACCAGAAAAAACACGGGTGATCTTATGCGCTCTTTATTGGTTGCGGAAAGAAACGGAATCTTTAGTGGGGCAATAATGCTGATAACCAGCGA is a window from the Dehalobacter sp. DCA genome containing:
- a CDS encoding ATPase, T2SS/T4P/T4SS family; this translates as MRISSAKAVEPKTYDTEGKNYLYKTTSIIQSILTENQQKLLNDAIYGVGECQKQILDVIKDIIRHEKLDVPNMSIDEIAWEVYKYIIGYDVIHDLLLDTEITEICVNGPYQITYKKSGIRYLAKEIQFTDLAHLEKITERILLTCHSEANEGSPMVDNAWLPDRSRVVINKSAIVPSHGITLNIRRFRDKNFSLEELEKIGTLKIAERSKSRSSLNREYEEIKSIPSEEHSYRQLDFIRDVVSAGATIIVSGGTHTGKTTLIRTLASIFQDIIPDENGPGDPESGLRIITIENGPELQLVKYYPGLEVVEMLERDTKYNPIGVEEIYPQVMRMDPDVILVGEIRFPIEAMYTLRAMRSGHANTMASIHTYDAESCCQELRTKVQAISNVSDKVINTEIVTAVDIIIQLGIVDRKIEITQVAELDLDSECNIVIKDIFKRDSDEKMIFIPISKKLAYRLIAKGRKNAGDVKRWLV
- a CDS encoding type II secretion system F family protein → MRLVLCYGISIGLLLSVIVWFLGKKEKKQISGFINKRINYLHDKVKNNNRISNFARYCNQRIYITNLKLSLKALLFISIVFCFIAFFLSIVILSEKIPNPIYQNPGAIIVSHNIFGIVIFMIVGFMIPWVLLNLIYHSMRRMLNKQALNTFNLILNNYIVRNNLEAATWDSIAGMPPRMRSLFSRIQSRVNNGEEFDTVIYKISILLKLQSFRDFYNVIVSSRMAGGNTEDLLYRLTDKIRSRKNRAQSIKEDLNPLISKAVAFTLVMILTYLGVSLVWPDSIALVKQSSIGHLYINSIIISILIEAALLLKFLSMED
- a CDS encoding TadE/TadG family type IV pilus assembly protein gives rise to the protein MKKLYKIIKDDRGSSLIELLIFLGISLALIGWATDYYHAINIKRGITDSIKFAALAASQQTDQAKLNQGILAIDSTQADVVFLEMLKKNLSLDNNLNPLPGSPVIYVNKATLYYKTYNSDVLPAVSPIDSHAITEPSYVVYIEVRVRRGLTQIVNSTPYWTIKVAKDAALKISP
- a CDS encoding A24 family peptidase, with translation MLSICVVTDWRKRKIYNLVTTPGFILGIIYVIYVKTYSASYCVSLFFLFLILLLVYSHGAMRGGDVKLLLALSLFLTPGAFFFNLALFMFSAFFYFFFQTVRVKGLSQTVNDVKTDSLVFIAIGENNNSFANGVKSTFFPGGGAALISLCYIVTSLLFNIKLFL